From the Hydrotalea sp. genome, one window contains:
- a CDS encoding lytic murein transglycosylase, whose amino-acid sequence MKKKFTILLSTGLRCNRLLAMVVVGAVAMLPSARLFADNKNPAASQAVTKQQQKKSSKSTAQPAPKNDSTTGNVAAPSSTPAKPAAGDNAAPSPSQGSGNDASKDATKDAGNDAAKDAAGFADFLKTVAVRAKTEGVQPATINNYLLILKKPLASSIAKDRAQGEFILSFRTYYSRTVTAERIATAKQYAIKYGDIFDAVEKKYGVPREVILAFWSLESTFGQNMGRTPAILSLATLAYEGRRREFFTSELIAALKIIDQNHFQSFFVKAGFLSSWAGALGQVQFMPSTYLKYAVDGDGNGVRDLWNNPADIIFSTANFVSQLGWNEKDSWGQVVTVPSNFLYRDINDKNKRSFHYWRSLGVRDLNGNLISDHFFYQGTILVPMSAQGPIFLVEDNFFVIKKWNNSNFFALSIGLLADSIAGNASAQLTINPNIPDWQTDDVIAMQYALQQLGLLDKNKMPDGVIGPDTRQAIQQYQDSHGMVADGYPSRDFFTVLRNDAALQP is encoded by the coding sequence ATGAAAAAGAAATTCACCATTTTATTGTCAACTGGTTTGCGTTGCAACCGCCTATTGGCCATGGTTGTTGTCGGGGCGGTGGCGATGTTGCCATCGGCCAGGTTGTTTGCCGATAATAAAAACCCGGCGGCCAGCCAAGCGGTAACAAAACAGCAGCAAAAAAAATCCTCGAAATCCACCGCGCAACCCGCGCCAAAAAACGATAGCACCACTGGCAACGTCGCCGCCCCATCAAGCACGCCCGCCAAACCGGCCGCAGGCGATAATGCCGCGCCATCGCCCAGCCAAGGCAGTGGCAATGATGCAAGCAAGGACGCAACCAAGGACGCAGGCAATGATGCCGCTAAGGATGCCGCCGGCTTCGCCGATTTTTTAAAAACCGTGGCGGTGCGTGCCAAAACCGAGGGCGTCCAGCCGGCGACGATTAACAATTATCTTTTAATATTAAAAAAACCCCTGGCCAGCAGTATCGCCAAGGATAGGGCGCAGGGCGAATTTATTTTGAGCTTCCGCACCTATTACAGCCGCACGGTCACGGCCGAGCGCATCGCCACCGCCAAGCAATATGCCATCAAATACGGCGATATATTCGACGCCGTGGAAAAAAAATACGGCGTGCCGCGCGAGGTTATTTTGGCTTTTTGGAGTTTGGAAAGCACGTTCGGCCAGAACATGGGCAGAACGCCGGCTATTTTAAGCTTAGCAACATTGGCTTACGAGGGGCGACGCCGCGAATTTTTTACCAGCGAATTAATCGCGGCGTTAAAAATTATCGACCAAAACCACTTCCAATCATTTTTTGTTAAAGCTGGTTTTTTAAGCTCCTGGGCCGGCGCACTGGGCCAGGTGCAATTCATGCCCTCGACCTATTTGAAATACGCGGTCGACGGCGACGGCAATGGCGTGCGCGACCTGTGGAACAACCCGGCCGATATTATTTTTTCGACCGCCAATTTTGTCTCGCAATTGGGTTGGAATGAGAAAGATTCCTGGGGGCAGGTGGTCACGGTGCCAAGCAATTTTCTCTACCGCGACATCAATGACAAAAACAAACGCTCGTTCCACTATTGGCGGTCGCTTGGTGTGCGCGACCTTAATGGCAATTTGATAAGCGACCATTTTTTTTATCAGGGCACAATATTAGTGCCAATGTCGGCGCAGGGTCCGATTTTTTTGGTCGAGGATAATTTTTTTGTGATTAAGAAATGGAACAACTCCAATTTCTTCGCCCTGTCGATTGGCTTGCTCGCCGATTCTATCGCCGGCAATGCCAGCGCGCAATTAACCATCAACCCCAATATCCCCGATTGGCAAACCGATGATGTCATCGCCATGCAATATGCCTTGCAACAATTGGGGTTGTTGGATAAAAACAAAATGCCCGATGGCGTGATAGGGCCCGACACGCGCCAAGCGATTCAACAATACCAAGACAGCCATGGCATGGTGGCCGATGGTTACCCGAGCCGCGATTTTTTCACTGTGCTCCGCAACGACGCCGCCCTGCAACCCTAA
- a CDS encoding methyltransferase domain-containing protein produces MGRRAPTINLTAPPLPAGMEKFLAAIETTVRHDAPDLLAAFLVHKKEAEAARAWLDNDLQQLRRGARLLEIGAGVFLLACQLQAEGFQVVAVEPLAPAYGKNATLQKIILAHAKKNNISPTIKNCFIEDYKDKKEKDFDFAYAINVMFQVPLVPALVNIIRLLKPLGRFHFISTNYSFPYEPDFHIPNLLSKKLTEKVFYKKIFLSNALIHKKEVSDAKDYWQRLNWISPRKIKKILHQQRKSGALAQASFDRQQIIKSLSRVFYDQEFVARHGRLVVGVIKLLFVTRAMFLFSYLPASWHPVIDCTIIKRA; encoded by the coding sequence ATGGGACGCCGCGCACCAACCATAAACCTTACCGCTCCGCCATTGCCGGCGGGCATGGAAAAATTTTTGGCGGCGATTGAAACCACCGTGCGCCACGACGCGCCCGATTTGCTGGCGGCATTCTTGGTGCATAAGAAAGAGGCCGAGGCGGCACGGGCGTGGTTGGATAATGACCTGCAACAATTGCGGCGCGGCGCAAGGTTGTTGGAAATTGGTGCTGGTGTTTTTTTGCTGGCCTGCCAATTACAGGCCGAGGGCTTCCAGGTGGTGGCGGTCGAACCACTCGCCCCGGCCTATGGTAAAAACGCGACCTTGCAAAAAATTATTTTGGCCCATGCGAAAAAAAACAATATATCGCCGACGATTAAAAATTGTTTTATCGAAGATTACAAAGATAAAAAAGAAAAAGATTTTGATTTTGCCTATGCAATTAATGTGATGTTTCAGGTGCCGCTGGTGCCCGCGCTGGTTAATATCATTCGCCTGTTAAAACCGCTTGGCCGTTTTCATTTTATTTCCACCAATTACAGCTTCCCCTACGAGCCCGATTTTCATATCCCCAATTTGTTGTCAAAAAAATTAACCGAAAAGGTTTTTTATAAAAAAATATTTTTATCCAATGCCTTAATCCATAAGAAGGAGGTCAGCGATGCAAAAGATTATTGGCAACGTTTAAATTGGATAAGCCCGCGCAAAATAAAAAAAATCCTCCACCAACAGCGCAAATCTGGCGCGTTGGCGCAAGCTTCGTTCGACCGCCAGCAAATTATAAAAAGCCTGTCGCGCGTTTTTTATGACCAAGAATTTGTGGCGCGCCATGGCCGATTGGTGGTCGGGGTTATTAAGTTGCTTTTTGTAACCCGCGCGATGTTTCTTTTTTCTTACTTGCCTGCCTCGTGGCATCCTGTTATTGATTGCACCATTATCAAAAGGGCATGA
- a CDS encoding ankyrin repeat domain-containing protein: MVKKIVRLFFMLLGVATYAPRVMAAPIDNFIQAIKLRDGNKIQSFITADKSIVSQANPNGVTPLIVASGMGQIDVDKLLIKNGADVNQPDRNGRTPLMYAATNGQTAVVELLIGSGARVNQPDHRGANALILASASGLSQLATVQSLIKHGGRVDMADKDGNTALIFASLAGQTAIVQSLIQHGARVNQSAIVGTTPLMVAALAGRADVAKLLLKNGANVNQANKAGDTPLMLASMKGQTAVAALLIKNGANVNQYGAGNATALTMAQQAKQPEIIALLEKHGAK, translated from the coding sequence ATGGTGAAAAAAATTGTCCGGTTATTTTTCATGTTGTTGGGGGTGGCAACATACGCACCACGGGTTATGGCCGCGCCGATAGATAATTTTATTCAGGCAATAAAATTGCGCGATGGCAATAAAATCCAATCCTTCATTACCGCCGACAAATCGATAGTTAGCCAAGCCAACCCAAATGGCGTAACGCCATTGATAGTCGCCAGCGGCATGGGGCAAATCGACGTCGATAAATTATTAATAAAAAATGGTGCCGACGTTAACCAACCCGACCGCAATGGCCGCACGCCGTTGATGTATGCCGCCACCAATGGGCAAACCGCCGTGGTGGAATTGTTAATTGGGTCGGGGGCACGCGTTAACCAACCCGACCATCGTGGCGCAAACGCCCTGATACTGGCCAGTGCCAGCGGATTAAGCCAATTGGCCACGGTGCAATCCCTAATAAAACATGGCGGGCGGGTTGACATGGCCGATAAAGACGGCAACACCGCATTGATATTCGCCAGCCTGGCCGGGCAAACCGCCATCGTGCAAAGCTTGATACAACATGGTGCGCGGGTCAACCAATCGGCGATTGTCGGCACCACACCGTTGATGGTGGCGGCATTGGCGGGGCGGGCCGATGTCGCCAAATTATTATTAAAAAATGGCGCAAATGTTAACCAAGCCAACAAAGCCGGCGACACGCCGTTGATGTTGGCCAGCATGAAGGGGCAAACCGCCGTCGCCGCATTGTTAATAAAAAATGGCGCAAATGTTAACCAATATGGCGCGGGCAATGCCACGGCATTAACCATGGCGCAACAGGCCAAGCAACCGGAAATAATTGCCCTCCTTGAAAAACACGGCGCGAAGTAA
- the tyrS gene encoding tyrosine--tRNA ligase, whose protein sequence is MSSVKSEFLHRLTSRGFLHQATDLAGLDDLLQKNKNQVGYIGFDATADSLHVGSLIAIMMLRHLQLSGGRPLVLMGGGTSLVGDPSGKDEARQILTPEAINNNIVGIKKIFSAYIDFTADRAMMLNNADWLTDLSYIDMLRDIGKHFSVNKMLQMESVRLRLSREQNLSFLEFNYMVLQSYDFMVLNKNHGCLLQMGGSDQWGNIVMGIDLTRRVNGSAVFGLTAPLLTTASGAKMGKTAAGAVWLNKEKLSPYDFWQFWRNVEDADVGRFLKLFTDLPLDDIAKLEKLQGAELNEAKKTLADEVTKLCHGADAQAQAAATAANVFQGAGSDDNLPSITIGAKTGLLDIIKQFGFADSNSEARRLVEQGGVKLNDAAVADPFASIDQEFFAGKPHIKLSVGKKRHGLIKWQK, encoded by the coding sequence ATGTCATCGGTTAAATCGGAATTCCTGCATCGCCTTACCAGCCGTGGTTTTTTGCACCAGGCAACCGACTTGGCGGGGTTAGATGATTTGTTGCAAAAAAATAAAAACCAAGTCGGTTATATTGGTTTTGACGCCACCGCCGATTCGTTGCATGTCGGGTCGTTGATAGCGATTATGATGTTGCGCCATTTGCAATTATCGGGCGGGCGGCCGTTGGTGTTGATGGGCGGCGGCACCAGCCTGGTCGGCGACCCATCGGGCAAGGACGAGGCGCGGCAAATCCTGACCCCCGAGGCCATCAACAACAACATCGTCGGCATCAAAAAAATTTTTTCCGCCTATATCGATTTTACCGCCGACCGCGCCATGATGCTGAACAACGCCGATTGGTTGACCGATTTATCCTACATTGATATGTTGCGCGATATCGGCAAGCATTTTTCGGTGAATAAAATGTTGCAGATGGAATCGGTGCGTCTGCGGTTAAGCCGCGAACAGAACCTGTCGTTTTTGGAATTTAATTACATGGTTCTGCAATCTTATGATTTCATGGTGTTGAATAAAAATCATGGTTGCCTGTTGCAAATGGGCGGTTCCGACCAATGGGGCAATATCGTCATGGGGATAGATTTGACCAGGCGGGTCAATGGGTCGGCGGTGTTCGGCCTGACCGCGCCATTGTTGACCACGGCGTCGGGCGCAAAAATGGGCAAAACCGCGGCCGGCGCGGTGTGGCTGAATAAGGAAAAATTATCGCCCTATGATTTTTGGCAATTTTGGCGCAATGTCGAGGACGCCGATGTTGGCCGCTTCTTAAAACTTTTTACCGACCTGCCGCTTGACGATATTGCCAAGTTGGAAAAATTGCAGGGCGCGGAATTGAACGAGGCAAAAAAAACCCTGGCCGATGAGGTCACCAAATTATGCCATGGCGCGGACGCCCAGGCCCAGGCCGCCGCCACCGCCGCCAATGTTTTTCAAGGCGCGGGGAGCGATGACAATTTGCCAAGCATCACCATCGGCGCGAAAACCGGCTTGCTGGACATTATCAAACAATTTGGCTTTGCCGATAGCAATTCGGAGGCACGACGTTTGGTCGAACAGGGCGGGGTAAAATTAAACGACGCGGCCGTTGCCGACCCATTTGCCAGCATCGACCAGGAATTTTTTGCCGGCAAACCACATATAAAATTGTCGGTGGGTAAAAAACGCCATGGCTTGATAAAATGGCAAAAATAA
- a CDS encoding MBL fold metallo-hydrolase produces MKIIVLGSGTSSGVPNLAFGWGDCDPHNPKNNRTRCSLYIQNGDDKILIDTGPDLRHQLLREHITDISAVLFTHDHADHCHGVDDLRPLMLQRGQAIPAFFTHECFAKIYKKFDYVFPRQKTMAQNSPADKPAGDISIFYPPLLSPNIIGYGKKFMVGKTEIIAFQQQHGLGISTGFRIGDFAYSTDVSGLDDAAFATLAGVKTWVVDALQIKPHGSHSNLANTLSWVARVRPERAFLTHLSIFMDQEKITAQCATLGFPHVMPLYDGQVLAL; encoded by the coding sequence ATGAAGATTATTGTCTTGGGGTCGGGCACGTCGTCGGGGGTGCCCAATCTTGCCTTTGGCTGGGGCGATTGCGACCCCCATAACCCAAAAAACAACCGCACCCGTTGTTCGCTGTATATTCAAAACGGCGATGATAAAATATTAATCGACACCGGCCCCGACCTGCGCCATCAATTGTTGCGCGAACATATCACCGACATATCGGCGGTGTTATTCACCCACGACCACGCCGACCATTGCCATGGCGTCGACGATTTACGCCCATTGATGTTGCAACGCGGCCAGGCGATTCCGGCATTTTTTACCCACGAATGTTTTGCCAAGATTTATAAAAAATTCGACTATGTTTTTCCGCGCCAAAAAACCATGGCGCAAAATTCGCCCGCCGATAAGCCAGCAGGCGATATATCGATTTTTTACCCACCGCTGTTGTCGCCCAATATTATCGGTTACGGCAAAAAATTCATGGTCGGCAAAACGGAAATCATTGCCTTTCAACAACAACATGGGTTGGGCATTTCCACCGGTTTTCGCATCGGCGATTTTGCCTACTCGACCGATGTATCGGGGCTGGACGATGCGGCCTTCGCCACCCTGGCCGGTGTGAAAACATGGGTGGTCGATGCCTTGCAAATAAAACCACACGGCAGTCACAGCAACCTCGCCAACACCCTGTCTTGGGTGGCGCGGGTGCGGCCGGAACGTGCCTTCCTTACCCATTTAAGCATTTTCATGGACCAGGAAAAAATCACCGCGCAATGTGCCACCCTCGGCTTTCCCCATGTCATGCCGCTTTACGACGGGCAGGTTTTGGCATTATAA
- a CDS encoding ankyrin repeat domain-containing protein, whose amino-acid sequence MMKKIALLFFMLLGLATHATAAPIDDLIQAIKSNDINKVRSMIAANKSLVNQGDKNGWTALIYASGNGQVDMAELLLKNSADVNQATKDGATAGATALMIASMEGQVDMAELLLKNSADVNQATKDGLTALMLASESGLTAIAKILIKYDANVNQADKKGDTALIYAISNGKIDIVKLLIKNGANVNQAGKDGRTALTVASGQGQTAIAALLIKKGANVNQYGEGGITALMVASVYGQVSVAELLLKNGANINQYGEGGVTALSIAQTKKQWEMIALLEKHGAK is encoded by the coding sequence ATGATGAAGAAAATTGCCCTATTATTTTTTATGTTGCTTGGCCTGGCCACGCACGCCACCGCCGCACCAATAGACGATTTGATTCAGGCGATAAAATCAAATGATATTAACAAGGTGCGATCGATGATTGCCGCCAACAAATCGTTGGTTAATCAAGGCGACAAGAATGGTTGGACAGCTTTAATATATGCGAGTGGAAATGGACAAGTTGATATGGCTGAATTATTACTAAAAAATAGTGCGGATGTTAATCAAGCCACTAAAGATGGCGCAACTGCTGGCGCAACCGCTTTGATGATTGCGAGCATGGAAGGACAAGTTGATATGGCTGAATTATTACTAAAAAATAGTGCGGATGTTAATCAAGCCACTAAAGATGGCTTAACAGCTTTGATGCTGGCGAGTGAATCTGGATTGACAGCTATAGCAAAAATTTTAATAAAATATGATGCCAATGTTAATCAAGCGGACAAAAAAGGCGACACCGCTCTAATATATGCGATATCGAATGGGAAAATAGATATAGTAAAACTTTTAATAAAAAATGGCGCGAATGTTAATCAAGCGGGCAAAGATGGAAGGACAGCATTGACGGTGGCGAGCGGTCAAGGACAAACCGCCATCGCGGCGTTATTAATAAAGAAGGGGGCAAATGTTAATCAATATGGTGAGGGTGGCATAACAGCCTTGATGGTGGCGAGTGTTTATGGGCAAGTATCAGTAGCTGAATTATTATTAAAAAATGGCGCAAATATAAATCAATATGGCGAGGGTGGTGTAACGGCATTAAGTATTGCTCAAACCAAAAAACAATGGGAAATGATAGCCCTTCTCGAAAAACACGGCGCGAAATAA
- a CDS encoding phospholipase D-like domain-containing protein, which translates to MKSWGKLFFFVLLCFAPYHRGAADVVPFFSPSTDCENRLVAMVASARASVDVAAYALNNEKITNALLAVDRNKIHLRILADKLQASGKNSRVKQLHNAGVDIRVHSVHRIQHNKYVVVDDKKIMTGSFNFTESASKHNAENCVFITDNQPVADAYQRNFNKLWTENTKEKSDAWFESR; encoded by the coding sequence ATGAAGAGTTGGGGAAAGTTGTTTTTCTTCGTGCTGTTGTGTTTTGCGCCGTATCATCGCGGCGCGGCCGATGTTGTGCCGTTTTTTTCGCCGTCGACCGATTGCGAAAATCGGTTGGTGGCGATGGTGGCGTCGGCGCGGGCCAGCGTCGACGTGGCGGCCTATGCCCTGAATAATGAAAAAATAACCAACGCGCTGTTGGCGGTTGACCGCAACAAAATTCATTTGCGTATTTTGGCCGATAAGTTACAGGCCAGCGGAAAAAATTCGCGCGTCAAACAATTGCACAATGCCGGGGTTGATATTCGCGTGCACAGCGTGCACCGCATTCAACATAACAAATATGTGGTGGTGGACGACAAAAAAATAATGACCGGGTCGTTTAATTTCACCGAAAGCGCCAGCAAACACAACGCCGAAAATTGCGTTTTCATAACCGACAACCAACCGGTGGCCGACGCCTATCAACGAAATTTTAACAAATTATGGACCGAAAACACCAAAGAAAAATCTGACGCGTGGTTTGAATCCCGCTAG